The Acanthopagrus latus isolate v.2019 chromosome 11, fAcaLat1.1, whole genome shotgun sequence genome segment TAGTATCTTTTGGAGAAGTCTGAGTGCTTTTACTCACAGTGCAAACTGGTTTTGGCATGTTCCCCTTCGAGTCCTCGGCCTGAGGAACAGGAATGGGGATGGGAAGAGGGATTGGCAGAGGCACTGGCAGGGGGATGATGACAGGATAGGGGACTAGAAGAGTGGCAGGGGGGACTAGCGGGGACAGAGGGGAGGTGTAGGGAGGCgtgaggggaggaagagggaagaaggTGGAGCCTGGCGACTGACAGGTTGATGAACCTGCTGCCTGGGAGGGGAAGAGATCCTGCATGAGGGCTACGAACGCCGGattctgcaggagagagagcaggttaGCATCCTGCGTTTGTCCCGCTGACTTCTGGTCCGCAGCTGGAGGTAAACCGAACGTCAAAGGATTCTGACACAGGACGTTGCTCTGGATCTGGGGGCAGTTAGCGGTCTGAGGAATCACAGAGGGGCTCATGTGCTGGATGACCTGCTGATCCAAGACCAGAGGAAGTGAAACTGGGCTTTGGCTCGTTATCAAGTACGGTGCTGCCCCCATTTGGCCGAGCTGAGGCGCAGCTGCTCCAGCCATCTGGAGGTGGATGGGCAGCATCAGCGGGCTCTCTCCCAGGCACATCGGGTGTAGGACAGTGGTGGCGACTTTAAGCGCCACGCCTCCTGGTGCTTCAGCAGCGGGACTCACCACTGACGGTACCGAAGGCTCCGCCAGGTTCGAGAGCCCTCCTTTACTCAGTTCTGTCACATTGCTGCCGCAGGAATCAGCAGGAACAGGTAGGTTTACTCCATCCTCCACTTTACTGGGGATTTCTCCTCCCCCAACCTCATCAGTCTGAGACTGTGTCATGGTTACAGACACATCATCACTACTCTCCATTGTTCAGACTGAAGAAACAACCCAAATCTTCATCAAGTGCTACTGACGGGTCTCATCCATAATTCTTCTAGGCAGCCctgaaacacaggaaacacagtgttAAGTGATTAGTTACAAGAgtacactggaaaaaaacaaacaaattgccACTTTCAGTATTTCAAATTCATGTTAAGTTTCCATCTATTACATAAGTTCAATTCAAAGTGCCATGTTTAGTCAATGTGAGTAAATTGAATTACTTTGtctaattaaattaaactgatgCAAACTTGGGacacaaacatttgtgtttatacTGAGAGAATCTTCTACATAAACACAATGTGCTTATTATTCAAGTACTTTATATAAAGGTAACATGTTTTAGATAgtttattctgtttcatttacatgtataaaaaaaagtatatataaagTCAGTGTTAAAATCTTACACATATACCCCAAACTGCACAGTGTTGAATTAACGGGAATGTACCCATATCTTTTAATTTATcctatcattatttttattcagcttttttttttgagtcaaCATAATATTCCACTTGATTTATGAATTATGATGAATTACAAAGGCCCAGTGATGAAGCAGTGCACTTCCATAAATTTAGGATTATGATTTTTAGTCCTTTGTGCAGGCATGGCTTCAGAAATACACagtttcctacatttcccacaatgcaaccagCTCTGCCCTCCCTGAAACTCTGCACCTCCAGATTGTAACACAGGCTGGAGGCattataaaatgtgacactgGCATTTAAAATTGTTGCACGGCCCTTTAATAATGTCCAACAATCCGCCCCAGGTTCCTGCACATGAACTCCGTCGCTGGAAAATCTCTCCCACtgtgggaaaaataaaatatacaattaAAATTCACTGTCGGGCCTCACAACTCCTCCCAAACAAGTGATCACTGTAAGCTGAGGGAGAATGAGGGGATTTTACAGCTCATTATGTACCATCACCAGTAACCACGTTAGAGCTGAGCCATTGTAATCCAAGACAGGAAATTGAGACTGGGTGCAGGACTGAGgctgtctgttgtttgtctctgagccCAATTATCCCCAGCTGTTACTGTAATCAAAAATTAAAAGGTAAACAGACACAGTCCAACATGGCTGGTAAATGTGTCGTGTTTCTTCTAATTTAATGTATATTGACTTTAGTTTCAAACATTTCCATGGTTTATATTTCAGACACAGCATGTGatcattcatgtttgtttgtcagagatTCAAGTGGTCCAAAgtacaaacatacagaaagGTGATAATATTCATTatgaagtaaaataaacaaactatgtATAATTAGGGGAGTAGTGTTTTCTTTGCAATATAATTAATGATTTGTGACAACAGAATCAGGTGTGTGGGATGTTACATATTCAGCCCATTTTTCCCACTGTGAGGcaaattgaaatgttttctatGCTGTAAATGTCCAATGTGATTTCCACCCATGTATTCAAATTTGGGCTCTCCTCTGATAACCACCTCCTGGTAAGAGCCGTGTTAGTGCTGACAAGCAAAAACGTcattaaatattttcatatatatgtacacacgCAAAAAATATCATCTTCGTCTTGAGGTGCACTACACCTTTGAACATATCCTGCAGGGTATCGTGTATCGCTCTTCAATACTCCTTGATAACGAAGCAGTCCCAGAGAACCTGGTAGTGGTTTTCATAGTGGTTTTCATTCTGGTGACTACAGTTCCTCCAACACACAAGGGGGTTTCCATCGTACTGGAATTTCTGACAAGGTGTATAAAATATCTAATCTGGTTTTTCCAGCTGAACTCCCTCCATGTGAAGCTCTCTGGATTGCCTTTGTTCAGGTGCAccacaaatacacttaaataaactTGGCTTGCTTCACACTTGCCTTTTATATACGATATGTGAACACTTAATTTGAGCACAAGACAACACTAGAATCAAGGAATATGGcgtgtgttgttttcctttaaacttAAGTTCATTTCCTTTGAGTACTGTGAAAAGTGCTACATACAATAATAGTATTGTTCTTCTTCTACtacttatttttattatcattaactgttttttttattaatcattattgtttatttttaatcatttaacatCACCAAACATCCGTTTTGAACTTCTCAAATGTGACACTCGCTGCTtgtattagaaaaaaaaaactgaattgtTTAGGGACGTTAAGACGAAAGAGGAATTTAAGAAGACAACACCTTCTGCTCTATTGTACTGTGATGGAGATTTTAACAaatttgctgacattttaaagactaaataattaattgatGGATTAAAAGATCAATAGataattagttgcagccccCAACAGGCAAGTGATTCTTGTCTTATCACTAGAGATGTTCTGATTCTATTTTATAATTTCTGATAccaatattatatatatatatattttctcttGTCATTATTTTCGCTTTACACTCTccatttgtttcctttccttccctcctccactCGTCTCTCTTGCTTCAGGTCTCAGTTAAAGCCTGGGGTAATTGGGCCACATGCAGCTGAAGggacagaaatgtttcacatgCAAGAGCAAAGACCCCCGAGCTTCAGTATCTACACAGAAAAGGTTACAGTGGAATACATTACACAGATTACAATCCAACTATCCACCCATGTATCAATCCATCATCACAGGACAGCATCCTGTagtcatgcttttttttcccttctttctttttaatcataCTGTGTGTCGGCTTTCCTTCTCACTACACGGCACTTCCACATGACACATGTCTCGCCTGCACTGGCTGTCAGCCCTCATCCATCTGTAGTGATAAAACATCCCCTGGGTGCCTGGAGATACAATGCATCCAATGTCAGCACGGTCAATTATTCATACTGATGGAGCGGTCGGAGATAATACGTTCAGGTCTCTGGCAGGAGGAAACGctttaaacaaacttaaatGTAACAGCTACATACGCCGTACCTTTTAAGtgaaaaattcaattaaatgcacacatgcagttCCAATTTTCTAGAAAgcgtgacttttttttttctttttctgagtgGCCTTCATGTGGTGTTGGGTTGCTTCACTGAGCGAGCGAGGAGGAGCTCTCCGTCCTCCCCCCCCCAGGCTGGTTTTATATTGTTCTGCAACATAGATGAGACATTGTAATAAGGCTCTGATGGATTACACAGGGGAATCTACGGCCAGACGGTCGGCAGATAaccttgttgctgttttacacATGGGGAAAGCCTGGGAAGTGTGCGCATCTCGGGAATACATAAACATGCTCAAACATGCCCTATAAGAACCCAATAAAAGCTCTGGTGCACTTATAGCTTGAGGCTGCTGTTCCATCGTGTTTTCCCAACTCAGTCTTGGGTTGGTGGGTGTTTCAGGGTCGGGTCTCTGAGTGATGGTCACCGGTCACGGTTGTCTATATGCATGTAATAGAACTTATGAACCACACACGCTGTTTGTCCTCGAGAGATCACAGGCCAGACAAAAAGGACAAATTGATGACATGTGAATCCAAGCCAAGGCATGGGCACACATGCACGAGCAAGACTCCTCCAGCTAGTGTCATCGTGATACTGGAGTTTCTAAATTTGATACAATAGCACCGCAGGAATGAGACCTAACCTGGAATtaagttagcatttttgcacttctggttccTTCTTCTCAAagtcagtggggttttttttgaaTCGGTTAAAGggctgaaataaggtctgtggttaacagAAGCTTCCACGTTTTGTCCTacgacacaaaaaaacagcagtaaataCCCAACGCTTGGAATATAAAGTGTTTATGGGACTTTATAAGGGTGGTTGCTTACAAGCaactaaatgagactacagaggtcaTCAGGAACATTAAACTTCATCACGCTGAACATGGAGAGTCATCTGCTCGCTAGTGAATCTTTACTGAAAGAGAcgaaaaacagtgttttagaCAGAGACGTAATACaacaaagctgcagcactggactgcactg includes the following:
- the LOC119028477 gene encoding retinoic acid-induced protein 2-like → MESSDDVSVTMTQSQTDEVGGGEIPSKVEDGVNLPVPADSCGSNVTELSKGGLSNLAEPSVPSVVSPAAEAPGGVALKVATTVLHPMCLGESPLMLPIHLQMAGAAAPQLGQMGAAPYLITSQSPVSLPLVLDQQVIQHMSPSVIPQTANCPQIQSNVLCQNPLTFGLPPAADQKSAGQTQDANLLSLLQNPAFVALMQDLFPSQAAGSSTCQSPGSTFFPLPPLTPPYTSPLSPLVPPATLLVPYPVIIPLPVPLPIPLPIPIPVPQAEDSKGNMPKPVCTVSKSTQTSPKDTTSPPLLSSSRCVPSFQPQNVTPSLLPVDEGQALDLSVKACPVELKQEYPSPQQDSVLDLSVPGVRKKCVQADKGVAFHSGQDSSGTSVSLGVECTQSLDSKLLGSLASLEFSRQHKWVVDSSAGGSSSRSQEASLSTAGNLEIVSTSQTAKVIVAVKDAIPAILCGKIKGLSGVSTKNFSIKRDGSQAASLQQLYGVSTASQLEQHDPNNPLKKVPKSRAIKLKKVSSQEIHFLPMKKQRLAALLPRK